In the genome of Lactuca sativa cultivar Salinas chromosome 3, Lsat_Salinas_v11, whole genome shotgun sequence, the window CCTTttagtaattaattaattaatcagtttcttataattattatttattggGTCCCTTATTTATTCTTCCACTTTTCTGTCAAACAGGATTCAAAAGTGTCCCCTAATGAAGGACGTCTTCCTGATGCCAAACAAGGTCactttcttttcatgtttttaattgtatgtatgtatgtatgtatgtatatatgtatgtatgtatcatGTATGTATAATCTTCAGGTCCAGCACATCTCAGGGATGTGTTCTACAGGATGGGGCTATCAGACAAAGATATAGTTGCACTTTCTGGTGCTCACACTTTGGTCAGTTTTCCTTTCATCAAAGTTGACAccatttatttttttatgttttaacataaaatatttattaatacaaTTTCTCTCAGGGAAAGGCACATCCAGAAAGGTCAGGATTTGATGAAAAACCATGGACCAAAGATCCTTTCAAGTTTGACAACTCTTATTTCCTGTAAGTAAAAAATTACACATCCATTTTCtcctttttgataaaaaataatattattatgtaaTTAATGAATGAATCAGGGAGCTTCTAAAAGGAGATTCAGAAGGATTGCTGAAACTTCCTACTGATAAAGCTTTACTCCATGACCCAAACTTTCGTAACTATGTTGAACTTTATGCAAAGGTAAAAATATCTTTTCAATCATATTCATTAATGTTCGATAGGAATTCAAGCTTCTTTTGTGTACACAGGATGAAGATGTGTTCTTCAAAGACTATGCTGAATCACACAAAAAGCTTTCAGAACTTGGGTTCACCCCACAACGCTCAAAGACTGTATTATTTGCACAAACTGCTGTAGGAGTTGTTGCTGCTGCTACTGTGGTCATCCTCAGTTACTTATATGAAATCAACAGAAAGTGCTAAATTTATACatgttataataataataataataataataataataataataataaacccaAACCTGAGACTCATCATCATGATTTGCATTCATATAAATAAGATTGATACAATGCTTATTGTTTTAAACTATCGCCTACATTGTGAAGGCAAATTTTCAATTAAgttaaacaaagaaaaaaaaacatgagttGGGTGCACAAACACTCCAACAACTAACACCAAACCAAATCACCCAACCACAGTGAGAGAAGAACAAGTCTATCTTCTCCATCATCATCCTATTCCATTAAATTAAAAAGTCAGTAATCATCTTCAGTTCTTCAAGCTCTTGGACTAAGAGTCGAAGTAATATCTTGAAAAACCTTCAACCTCTTCTCAATTTTCCTCCCAACAACCTTTCCTGTCTCAATCTTCATCTTCTCCGGTTCAGTCGTCGTCGTCGTGGAACCCAAAACCGCCGCAAGAATCGCCTCCTCAAAATCCTTACTATCCGGCAAAAGCCCACTCCAGTCGTTTTTCTCCGGCGACCCTGATTTCCTTCTCGCCTTCACCTCCATTTCTCCGGCGTCTTTTTCTCCGTTCACTGACCTCGTTCTCTTTAGCCCCTCCGCCGCATTTTCACCGGTTTTCACGTAAAAAGGCTTAGCATCGATATTCAGTGAATTAGAATTAGAATTAGAATTCGAATTCGAATTCGAATttgaattggaattggaattagGATTGAGAATCCCAGGTgggcccaccaccaccaccggttTTTTATTCTCATCACCAAAACCATCTTCGGTTTTTTTGTTTGAAACAGGTACAGGTGCAGAAGATAAATGTTCTTTGCAAGGTTGAGGTTGCCAAAGTGCTGAAGAACCCAAGAAAGCATCGAACAGTTTCCGCTGTTCAACTCTATCTCCGCCGCTATTCATCATCTCTGATTCCAAATCACGTAACATCTGTTGAGCTCTTTCGTATGCTTTCAGATGTGAATCCACCCCACGTGGCCCATCCACCACCGCAGGTTTCACTAACCTTAAAGTATCCTTAGCTTCTCCGAGCCTCCCTTGTTTCATCAAACAAATCCCTAAATTACACATCTTGTTGTTGTCAGGCGCTATCACTAAAGCTCTCCTGTATGCATCTTCTGCTTCAATGTAGTTGTTCTGTTGCATCAACGCCCACCCCAAATTCcccttcaaaacaacaaaaacacacaaaatttAGATTTGGACTTCGAAtccaaagtcaaaatcaaagtcaaacgTAGTTCTTACGAGTAGCCGAGTTGCCTCTTGTTCGACTGACACTTGGAATTTCTTTCCTTGAGATCTTGCTGTTTTTGTTCGTTTCCCATTGAAGGCCATTCCTTGTTGGATTAAGAACAATTTGTGTCTTAATAATCCGATTTGGTCATCCAATCTTCCGCATCTCTACACATTCAAATTCGATTTTCAATCAAATCAACAGTTTTGAgggttgaaaaaaaataaaaaaaaaataagatttgTTTTTGAAATCTAACCTTGTAGAGATCTAAAAGGATGTTATCGAGAGACTCTTGAGCTTGATCTGAGCATCTTCTTCGCAACGACTTAATCGCTTCAATGGCTTCTTCTGCTCGATTCTGTTGTTTCATAACAATCGCCATGTCTTTCAGAG includes:
- the LOC111897699 gene encoding L-ascorbate peroxidase 3 isoform X1, which produces MAAAAALVVDAEYLKEIEKALRDLRALISNKKCAPIMLRLAWHDAGTYDAKTKTGGPNGSIRNKEEYMHAANTGLKIAIDLCEEVKAKHPRVTYADLYQLAGVVAVEVTGGPTINFKPGRKDSKVSPNEGRLPDAKQGPAHLRDVFYRMGLSDKDIVALSGAHTLGKAHPERSGFDEKPWTKDPFKFDNSYFLELLKGDSEGLLKLPTDKALLHDPNFRNYVELYAKDEDVFFKDYAESHKKLSELGFTPQRSKTVLFAQTAVGVVAAATVVILSYLYEINRKC
- the LOC111897699 gene encoding L-ascorbate peroxidase 3 isoform X2; protein product: MAAAAALVVDAEYLKEIEKALRDLRALISNKKCAPIMLRLAWHDAGTYDAKTKTGGPNGSIRNKEEYMHAANTGLKIAIDLCEVKAKHPRVTYADLYQLAGVVAVEVTGGPTINFKPGRKDSKVSPNEGRLPDAKQGPAHLRDVFYRMGLSDKDIVALSGAHTLGKAHPERSGFDEKPWTKDPFKFDNSYFLELLKGDSEGLLKLPTDKALLHDPNFRNYVELYAKDEDVFFKDYAESHKKLSELGFTPQRSKTVLFAQTAVGVVAAATVVILSYLYEINRKC
- the LOC111897694 gene encoding protein POLLENLESS 3-LIKE 2, with the translated sequence MMQDMWNAPPGFRPTKSAPSSPLKPLGAGVLRTRSESFNLNPTRSESMISNLTRSDSLNSNSTRSESFHVTHKVPVGDSPYVRAKNVQLVEKDPERAIPLFWAAINAGDRVDSALKDMAIVMKQQNRAEEAIEAIKSLRRRCSDQAQESLDNILLDLYKRCGRLDDQIGLLRHKLFLIQQGMAFNGKRTKTARSQGKKFQVSVEQEATRLLGNLGWALMQQNNYIEAEDAYRRALVIAPDNNKMCNLGICLMKQGRLGEAKDTLRLVKPAVVDGPRGVDSHLKAYERAQQMLRDLESEMMNSGGDRVEQRKLFDAFLGSSALWQPQPCKEHLSSAPVPVSNKKTEDGFGDENKKPVVVVGPPGILNPNSNSNSNSNSNSNSNSNSNSLNIDAKPFYVKTGENAAEGLKRTRSVNGEKDAGEMEVKARRKSGSPEKNDWSGLLPDSKDFEEAILAAVLGSTTTTTEPEKMKIETGKVVGRKIEKRLKVFQDITSTLSPRA